A window of the Gordonia humi genome harbors these coding sequences:
- a CDS encoding aspartate carbamoyltransferase catalytic subunit, protein MKHLLSAADLSRDDAIDVLDEAQRFEQALAGREVRKLPTLRGRTVMTVFYENSTRTRVSFEVAAKWMSADAINVSASSSSVNKGESLRDTAKTLRALGADALVVRHPASGAAAQIARWTNDGSDVLSIPGQSGPSIVNAGDGMHEHPTQALLDAYTIRQRLGGLDGRRVLIVGDILHSRVARSNALLLSTLGAEVVLVAPPTLLPTGVDTWPVRVATDLDSELPGADAVMMLRVQAERMNGGFFPSSREYSVRYGLSDLRMAMLPEHAVMLHPGPMLRGMEVGFDVADTPQATVLEQVRNGVHVRMAVLFRLIAGAEDAAPAHHTAIESQGDK, encoded by the coding sequence ATGAAGCACCTGCTCTCGGCCGCCGACCTCTCGCGCGACGACGCGATCGACGTCCTCGACGAGGCGCAGCGCTTCGAGCAGGCGCTCGCCGGACGCGAGGTCCGCAAGCTGCCGACCCTGCGCGGCCGCACCGTGATGACGGTGTTCTACGAGAACTCCACGCGCACCCGGGTCTCCTTCGAGGTCGCCGCCAAATGGATGAGCGCGGACGCGATCAACGTCAGCGCCTCCAGTTCCTCGGTCAACAAGGGCGAATCCCTGCGCGACACCGCCAAGACGCTCCGCGCGCTGGGGGCGGACGCCCTCGTCGTGCGGCATCCCGCCTCGGGCGCCGCGGCGCAGATCGCGCGGTGGACCAACGACGGCAGCGATGTGCTGTCGATCCCCGGGCAGAGCGGACCGTCGATCGTCAACGCGGGCGACGGCATGCACGAGCACCCGACGCAGGCCCTGCTCGACGCCTACACGATCCGGCAGCGACTCGGCGGACTCGACGGCCGACGCGTGCTGATCGTCGGCGACATCCTGCACTCCCGGGTGGCGCGCTCGAACGCGCTGCTGCTGTCGACGCTGGGCGCCGAGGTCGTCCTCGTCGCACCGCCGACCCTGCTGCCGACCGGCGTCGACACCTGGCCGGTCCGCGTGGCCACCGACCTCGACTCCGAACTGCCCGGCGCCGACGCGGTCATGATGCTGCGCGTGCAGGCCGAGCGCATGAACGGCGGCTTCTTCCCGAGCAGCCGCGAGTACTCGGTGCGGTACGGACTCTCGGACCTGCGCATGGCGATGCTGCCCGAGCACGCGGTCATGCTCCATCCCGGGCCGATGCTGCGCGGTATGGAGGTCGGCTTCGACGTGGCCGACACCCCGCAGGCGACCGTCCTGGAACAGGTCCGCAACGGAGTGCACGTCCGCATGGCCGTGCTGTTCCGCCTCATCGCGGGCGCCGAGGACGCCGCGCCCGCCCACCACACCGCCATCGAATCTCAAGGAGACAAGTAG
- a CDS encoding dihydroorotase, whose amino-acid sequence MTVAGSALITNVRPYGDGDPVDVAVVDGVIAAIGSGLDAPEGAEIVDGRGGVLLPGFVDLHAHLREPGREDTETIASGSLAAARGGYTAVFAMANTAPVADNSSITDLVWRLGREIGLVDVHPVGAVTVGLAGEQLAEMGMMADGVAKVRLFSDDGKCVHDPVLMKRALEYSRGLGVLISQHSEDPRLTVGAVAHDGPTAARLGLAGWPRAAEESIVARDALLARDAGARVHIAHASTAGTVELIRWARSQGIDITAEVTPHHLLLDDSRLETYDGVNKVNPPLREASDVAALRRALADGIVDCVATDHAPHASQEKCCEFSQARPGMLNLETALSVIVETMLVPGLLDWRGVARVMSERPAEIVGLDDQGRPIAVGEPANLTVVDPDQEWTVRGDGLASKSSNTPYEEMTLPGVVRATLLRGRVTARRAAADTVGEWS is encoded by the coding sequence GTGACCGTCGCCGGTTCGGCCCTGATTACCAATGTTCGGCCCTACGGTGACGGCGACCCGGTGGACGTCGCGGTCGTCGACGGCGTCATCGCGGCGATCGGCAGCGGACTCGACGCGCCCGAGGGCGCCGAGATCGTCGACGGTCGCGGCGGCGTCCTGCTGCCCGGATTCGTCGATCTGCACGCTCACCTGCGCGAACCCGGCCGGGAGGACACCGAGACCATCGCGTCCGGATCGCTCGCCGCGGCGCGCGGCGGCTATACGGCGGTGTTCGCGATGGCCAACACCGCGCCCGTCGCCGACAACTCGTCGATCACCGACCTGGTGTGGCGACTCGGCAGGGAGATCGGCCTCGTCGACGTGCATCCGGTCGGCGCGGTCACCGTCGGTCTGGCCGGCGAGCAACTCGCCGAGATGGGCATGATGGCCGACGGCGTCGCCAAGGTCCGCCTGTTCAGCGACGACGGGAAGTGCGTTCACGATCCGGTGCTGATGAAGCGCGCCCTCGAGTACTCGAGGGGGCTCGGCGTCCTGATCTCCCAGCACTCGGAGGATCCGCGACTGACCGTCGGCGCCGTCGCCCACGACGGTCCGACCGCCGCCCGGCTCGGTCTGGCCGGGTGGCCGCGTGCCGCCGAGGAGTCGATCGTCGCTCGCGACGCGCTGCTCGCTCGCGACGCCGGGGCGCGAGTGCACATCGCGCACGCGTCCACCGCGGGCACCGTCGAACTGATCAGGTGGGCGCGAAGTCAGGGCATCGACATCACCGCCGAGGTCACCCCGCATCACCTGCTGCTCGACGATTCCCGCCTGGAGACCTACGACGGCGTCAACAAGGTCAACCCGCCGCTGCGCGAGGCGAGCGACGTCGCCGCGCTGCGTCGGGCGCTCGCCGACGGGATCGTCGACTGCGTCGCCACCGATCACGCGCCGCACGCCTCCCAGGAGAAGTGCTGCGAGTTCTCCCAGGCCCGCCCGGGCATGCTGAACCTGGAGACGGCGCTGTCGGTGATCGTCGAGACCATGCTCGTGCCCGGTCTGCTCGACTGGCGGGGGGTGGCCCGGGTGATGAGCGAACGGCCCGCCGAGATCGTCGGACTCGACGACCAGGGCCGCCCGATCGCCGTCGGCGAACCGGCCAACCTCACCGTCGTCGACCCCGACCAGGAGTGGACGGTGCGCGGCGACGGACTGGCCAGCAAGTCGAGCAACACCCCGTACGAGGAGATGACACTGCCCGGCGTCGTGCGGGCGACGCTCCTGCGCGGACGAGTCACCGCACGCCGAGCGGCGGCGGACACGGTGGGAGAGTGGTCATGA
- a CDS encoding transporter — MSNTLYYLLIALGALFVWLILVALALRGWRNRGRRQEEAVGEFPDLPAELGEPVRGPHTGLYVGSTLAPSWQNRIAIGDKGDRALAELTDYEEGIALTRRGASPIWIPRESIVAVRTENGLAGKVMSRDGVLVIRWTLPTGTQIDTGLRGDDKSAYPEWVAAYEELTERAFADLDAAERESGTTKKKED, encoded by the coding sequence ATGAGCAACACCCTGTACTACCTGCTGATCGCGCTCGGCGCGCTGTTCGTCTGGCTGATTCTGGTGGCGCTGGCCCTGCGCGGCTGGCGCAATCGGGGCCGTCGTCAGGAGGAGGCGGTCGGGGAGTTCCCCGATCTCCCCGCCGAGCTCGGCGAACCGGTCCGCGGACCGCACACCGGCCTGTACGTCGGCAGCACGCTGGCGCCGAGCTGGCAGAATCGCATCGCCATCGGCGACAAGGGCGACCGCGCCCTGGCCGAACTGACCGACTACGAGGAGGGCATCGCCCTCACCCGCCGGGGCGCCTCGCCGATCTGGATCCCGCGCGAGTCGATCGTCGCGGTCCGCACCGAGAACGGGCTCGCGGGCAAGGTCATGAGCCGCGACGGCGTCCTGGTGATCCGGTGGACCCTGCCGACCGGAACCCAGATCGACACCGGTCTGCGCGGCGACGACAAGTCGGCCTACCCCGAGTGGGTGGCCGCATACGAAGAACTCACCGAACGCGCTTTCGCCGACCTCGACGCGGCGGAACGCGAGTCCGGCACCACGAAAAAGAAGGAAGACTAG
- the nusB gene encoding transcription antitermination factor NusB, with product MSEAKGRHRMRGRAVDILFEAEAKEVPATQLVAERRAWFAEHDAVGEMTGYTVTLVEGVAADAAQIDAVISSHLQNWTLERLPAVDRAILRLSVWELLYSNEVDINVVIDEAVKLAKELSTDESPAFVNGVLGRVAELAPQVRAAASAE from the coding sequence GTGAGTGAAGCCAAGGGTCGCCACCGCATGCGCGGTCGTGCGGTCGACATCCTGTTCGAGGCGGAGGCCAAGGAGGTCCCCGCGACCCAGCTGGTGGCCGAACGCCGCGCCTGGTTCGCCGAACACGACGCCGTCGGCGAGATGACCGGCTACACGGTCACCCTCGTCGAAGGGGTCGCGGCGGACGCGGCGCAGATCGACGCCGTCATCTCCTCGCATCTGCAGAACTGGACACTGGAGAGGCTTCCGGCCGTCGACCGCGCGATCCTGCGCCTGTCGGTGTGGGAACTGCTCTACTCCAACGAGGTCGACATCAACGTCGTCATCGACGAGGCCGTCAAACTCGCCAAGGAGCTCTCCACCGACGAATCGCCCGCGTTCGTCAACGGTGTGCTGGGTCGCGTGGCCGAACTCGCCCCGCAGGTCCGCGCCGCCGCCTCCGCGGAATGA
- the aroC gene encoding chorismate synthase has product MLRWITAGESHGPALVAMVEGMVAGVDVTSADIAEQLARRRLGYGRGARMKFEADKVTMIGGVRHGKTLGGPIAVEIGNTEWPKWEKVMSADPVDADELAGTARNAALTRPRPGHADYSGMLKYGFDDARPILERASARETAARVTAGTVARNFLKQVLGVDIVSHIISIGASEPYEGPAPRAGDLDAIDASPVRAFGKDAETSMIDQIEAAKRDGDTLGGVVEVIATGVPVGLGSHVSGETRLDARLAAALMGIQAIKGVEVGDGFETARRRGSQAHDEMVPGADGVLRSTNRAGGLEGGMTNGEDLRVRIAMKPISTVPRALATVDMTTGETASAIHQRSDVCAVPAAGVVAEAMVALVVAQAALEKFGGDSVTETGQNVQAYLAGVNARPPRP; this is encoded by the coding sequence GTGCTGCGTTGGATAACTGCCGGAGAATCACACGGACCGGCCCTGGTCGCCATGGTCGAGGGAATGGTCGCGGGGGTGGACGTCACCTCCGCCGACATCGCCGAGCAATTGGCTCGGCGTCGCCTGGGCTACGGTCGCGGCGCCCGCATGAAGTTCGAGGCTGACAAGGTCACGATGATCGGCGGCGTGCGCCACGGCAAGACCCTCGGCGGCCCGATCGCCGTCGAGATCGGCAACACCGAGTGGCCCAAGTGGGAGAAGGTGATGTCGGCCGACCCCGTCGACGCCGATGAGCTCGCGGGTACCGCGCGCAACGCTGCGCTGACCCGCCCGCGGCCCGGACACGCCGACTACTCGGGCATGCTCAAGTACGGCTTCGACGACGCGCGCCCCATCCTCGAGCGCGCGAGCGCGCGGGAGACCGCGGCGCGAGTCACCGCGGGCACCGTGGCCCGCAACTTCCTCAAGCAGGTGCTGGGCGTCGACATCGTCTCGCACATCATCTCGATCGGCGCCAGCGAACCGTACGAGGGCCCCGCGCCGCGCGCAGGCGACCTCGACGCGATCGACGCCAGCCCGGTCCGCGCGTTCGGCAAGGACGCGGAGACGTCCATGATCGACCAGATCGAGGCGGCCAAGCGCGACGGCGACACGCTCGGCGGCGTCGTCGAGGTGATCGCGACCGGCGTGCCCGTCGGCCTCGGCTCGCACGTCAGCGGCGAGACCCGCCTGGACGCACGCCTGGCCGCCGCGCTGATGGGCATTCAGGCCATCAAGGGCGTGGAGGTCGGCGACGGCTTCGAGACGGCCCGCCGCCGCGGAAGCCAGGCCCACGACGAGATGGTGCCCGGCGCCGACGGCGTGCTGCGCTCCACCAACCGCGCAGGCGGTCTGGAAGGCGGTATGACCAACGGCGAGGATCTGCGCGTTCGCATCGCGATGAAGCCGATCTCCACGGTGCCGCGCGCCCTCGCCACCGTGGACATGACCACCGGCGAGACGGCCAGCGCCATCCACCAGCGCAGCGACGTGTGCGCGGTGCCCGCGGCGGGCGTCGTCGCCGAGGCGATGGTCGCCCTCGTCGTCGCGCAGGCCGCTCTGGAGAAGTTCGGCGGCGACTCGGTCACCGAGACCGGACAGAACGTCCAGGCCTACCTCGCCGGCGTGAACGCTCGCCCGCCGCGGCCGTGA
- the efp gene encoding elongation factor P, with amino-acid sequence MATTADFKNGLVLKMDNQLWQIVEFQHVKPGKGPAFVRTKLKNVTSAKNIDKTFNAGVKVETATVDRRDMTFLYKDGADFVFMDGETFEQINIAPEVVGDGARFILENMTVQVSTHEGEPLSVELPVTIELEVTHTDPGLQGDRSTGGTKPATVETGAEIAVPLFINTGDKLKIDSRDGNYLGRVNG; translated from the coding sequence ATGGCGACGACCGCAGACTTCAAGAACGGCCTCGTTCTCAAGATGGACAACCAGCTCTGGCAGATCGTCGAGTTCCAGCATGTGAAGCCCGGCAAGGGCCCGGCCTTCGTCCGGACCAAGCTCAAGAACGTGACGTCGGCGAAGAACATCGACAAGACCTTCAACGCGGGCGTCAAGGTCGAGACCGCGACCGTCGACCGCCGCGACATGACCTTCCTGTACAAGGACGGCGCCGACTTCGTCTTCATGGACGGCGAGACCTTCGAGCAGATCAACATCGCCCCCGAAGTGGTCGGCGACGGTGCGCGCTTCATCCTGGAGAACATGACCGTGCAGGTCTCCACCCACGAGGGCGAGCCCCTGTCGGTGGAACTGCCGGTCACCATCGAGCTCGAAGTGACCCACACCGACCCGGGTCTGCAGGGCGACCGCTCCACCGGCGGCACCAAGCCCGCCACGGTCGAGACCGGCGCGGAGATCGCCGTTCCGCTGTTCATCAACACCGGTGACAAGCTGAAGATCGACTCGCGCGACGGCAACTACCTCGGTCGCGTCAACGGCTGA
- the pyrR gene encoding bifunctional pyr operon transcriptional regulator/uracil phosphoribosyltransferase PyrR — protein sequence MAPPVDDAQNKPQPRVLLDTSDVGRTVARMAHQIIEKTTLDEPSARRVLLIGIPTRGTSLARRLAEKIAEFTDVRLPTGYLDITLYRDDLRDKPHRPLERTLVPEGGVDGALVILVDDVLFSGRTVRAALDALRDLGRPAAVQLAVLVDRGHRELPLRADYVGKNIPTARDEDVQVHLLEHDGVDEVVLR from the coding sequence TTGGCTCCGCCGGTCGATGATGCCCAGAACAAGCCGCAGCCGCGGGTCCTGCTCGACACCTCGGACGTCGGACGCACGGTGGCCCGCATGGCGCACCAGATCATCGAGAAGACCACCCTGGACGAGCCGTCCGCTCGCCGGGTGCTGCTGATCGGGATTCCCACCCGGGGCACGTCGCTGGCCCGTCGACTCGCCGAGAAGATCGCCGAGTTCACCGATGTGCGACTGCCCACCGGGTACCTCGACATCACGCTCTACCGCGACGATCTGCGCGATAAGCCGCACCGGCCCCTCGAACGGACCCTGGTCCCGGAGGGCGGGGTCGACGGTGCGCTGGTGATCCTCGTCGACGACGTCCTGTTCTCCGGCCGCACCGTCCGCGCCGCACTCGATGCGCTGCGCGATCTCGGCCGGCCGGCCGCGGTGCAACTGGCCGTGCTGGTCGATCGCGGACACCGCGAACTGCCGCTGCGCGCCGACTACGTCGGCAAGAACATCCCGACCGCCCGCGACGAGGACGTGCAGGTCCACCTCCTCGAGCACGACGGCGTCGATGAGGTGGTGCTCCGATGA
- a CDS encoding shikimate kinase, whose product MGSGKSTVGRALGALGLDFVDTDAEIERRAGRTIPEIFAADGEDGFRAIEADTVRDVLATSRGIVALGGGSPTVPAIREALTGHHVVYLEIGPDDGYERVSGSDRPMLADPDPRARYAAILASRVDAYRAVAAQTVDAARPVAQIVAEIIEGLPNSGWTPYRPSDAPLQGENS is encoded by the coding sequence ATGGGGTCGGGAAAGTCGACCGTCGGTCGTGCGCTCGGTGCACTCGGTCTCGACTTCGTCGACACCGACGCCGAGATCGAGCGACGGGCGGGCCGCACCATCCCGGAGATCTTCGCCGCCGACGGCGAAGACGGTTTCCGCGCCATCGAGGCCGACACCGTCCGCGACGTTCTGGCGACCTCCCGGGGGATCGTCGCCCTCGGGGGCGGATCACCGACCGTTCCGGCGATCCGTGAGGCGCTCACCGGACACCACGTCGTGTACCTGGAGATCGGCCCCGACGACGGCTACGAGCGGGTGAGCGGCTCCGACCGTCCCATGCTCGCCGATCCGGACCCGCGCGCCCGCTACGCCGCGATCCTGGCCTCGCGCGTCGACGCTTACCGCGCGGTGGCCGCGCAGACCGTCGACGCGGCGCGTCCGGTCGCGCAGATCGTCGCCGAGATCATCGAAGGACTGCCGAATTCAGGATGGACGCCGTACCGTCCGTCCGACGCCCCGCTGCAAGGAGAGAACTCATGA
- a CDS encoding B-4DMT family transporter — protein sequence MTSWLLRGVVMSIVQIAARFILGAFIISSPLSKTPATWVTIAIVIVVAIVWGGIDGIRDAKAHSDPDDYEDLTVRWLKAGLLAGFVSCLVSYIVGTAGWLNGIGQASFPIEIIAGTSFVALLVFVPAFFGVSMGRIIIRREQRKAEEAAEAQTTQLPVAS from the coding sequence ATGACTTCGTGGCTTCTTCGTGGCGTGGTGATGTCCATTGTGCAGATCGCGGCACGGTTCATCCTCGGCGCCTTCATCATCTCGTCGCCGCTGTCGAAGACGCCGGCCACGTGGGTGACGATCGCGATCGTGATCGTCGTCGCCATCGTCTGGGGCGGCATCGACGGCATCCGAGACGCCAAAGCCCACAGCGACCCCGACGACTACGAGGACCTGACCGTCCGTTGGCTCAAGGCCGGGCTGCTCGCCGGCTTCGTCTCGTGCCTGGTCAGCTACATCGTGGGCACCGCGGGCTGGCTCAACGGCATCGGACAGGCCTCGTTCCCGATCGAGATCATCGCGGGCACCTCGTTCGTCGCCCTGCTCGTGTTCGTCCCGGCGTTCTTCGGCGTGTCGATGGGACGCATCATCATCCGTCGCGAACAGCGCAAGGCCGAAGAGGCCGCCGAGGCGCAGACGACGCAGTTGCCCGTCGCGAGCTGA
- a CDS encoding aminopeptidase P family protein, producing MSNHNSARRTALAASASLGEADSIVVSDPTNLRYLTGFTGSNGAAIVWTGDDRADDRISTDGRYITQVAEQTPDLTAIIVRDCPAELVRYAGTVRPGSRIAIEGHVMPVADYRRLVDLAAETGSSIVPVGDAVERLRIAKDPDEVELITSACRIGDDALARLIARGAIAPGRTERQVARDLEWAMFDLGADAIAFETIVATGQWSAVPHHRPTDAVLATGDLVKIDFGAVVGGYHSDMTRTFVLGSPADWQREIYDVVATAQRAGRDALAVGADLAGIDAAARSVIADAGYGPRYVHGLGHGVGLQIHEAPGIGAAASGTLPDGATVTVEPGIYLPGRGGVRIEDTLVVTDAGPRSLTTASRALTAL from the coding sequence ATGAGTAACCACAACAGTGCTCGTCGAACCGCCCTCGCGGCCTCGGCGAGCCTGGGCGAGGCCGACTCGATCGTCGTCAGCGATCCGACCAATCTCCGGTATCTGACCGGATTCACCGGCAGCAACGGTGCGGCGATCGTCTGGACCGGGGACGACCGGGCCGACGACCGGATCAGCACCGACGGCCGCTACATCACCCAGGTCGCCGAGCAGACCCCCGACCTCACGGCGATCATCGTGCGCGACTGCCCGGCGGAGCTGGTGCGCTACGCGGGCACGGTGCGGCCGGGCTCCCGCATCGCGATCGAGGGCCACGTGATGCCGGTCGCCGACTACCGGCGCCTCGTCGACCTCGCCGCCGAGACCGGATCGAGCATCGTCCCCGTCGGCGACGCGGTCGAGCGTCTGCGCATCGCGAAGGACCCCGACGAAGTGGAGTTGATCACGTCCGCCTGCCGGATCGGCGACGACGCCCTGGCCCGGTTGATCGCGCGCGGAGCCATCGCACCCGGCCGCACCGAACGACAGGTGGCCCGCGATCTGGAGTGGGCGATGTTCGACCTCGGCGCCGACGCGATCGCCTTCGAGACGATCGTCGCGACGGGACAGTGGTCCGCCGTGCCGCACCATCGCCCGACGGACGCCGTCCTCGCCACCGGCGACCTGGTCAAGATCGATTTCGGGGCCGTCGTCGGCGGATATCACTCGGATATGACACGGACCTTCGTCCTCGGGTCGCCCGCCGACTGGCAACGGGAGATCTACGACGTCGTCGCGACCGCCCAGCGTGCGGGCCGCGACGCGCTGGCCGTGGGGGCCGATCTGGCCGGAATCGACGCCGCGGCGCGCTCGGTGATCGCCGATGCGGGGTACGGACCGCGGTACGTGCACGGTCTCGGACACGGTGTGGGCCTGCAGATCCACGAAGCACCGGGAATCGGAGCCGCCGCGAGCGGTACACTGCCTGACGGCGCAACGGTCACTGTGGAGCCGGGTATCTACCTTCCCGGACGCGGTGGCGTGCGGATCGAGGACACCCTGGTGGTCACCGACGCCGGACCCCGGTCACTGACGACCGCGTCCCGGGCGCTGACCGCCCTGTAG
- the aroB gene encoding 3-dehydroquinate synthase yields MTEPVTVAVRAASPYDVTIGRGLLDDVVAAARGADRITIVYQPTLGATAEQIREYLAERGFDAHRVEIPDAEAGKDLSVASFCWEVFGRIGMMRNDKVISLGGGAATDLAGFVAATWMRGIGVIHVPTTLLAMVDAAVGGKTGINTDAGKNLVGSFHEPDAVLVDLATLETVPRNEVVSGMAEVIKAGFIADPVILDLVEADPEAALDPAGDVLPELIRRAIQVKADVVSADLKESSLREILNYGHTLAHAIERREQYKWRHGAAVSVGMVFAAELARLAGRLDDETADRHRAILELVGLPTSYDADALSALLTTMAGDKKNRSGMLRFVVLDGLAKPGRLEAPDPSLIAAAYSAISKDAPTGGGAILL; encoded by the coding sequence ATGACCGAACCGGTCACCGTCGCCGTCCGCGCCGCGTCGCCCTATGACGTGACCATCGGACGAGGTCTGCTCGACGACGTCGTCGCCGCGGCCCGGGGCGCCGATCGCATCACCATCGTGTACCAGCCGACGCTCGGCGCCACCGCGGAGCAGATCCGCGAGTATCTCGCCGAACGCGGATTCGACGCTCACCGCGTCGAGATCCCGGACGCCGAAGCGGGGAAGGACCTGTCGGTGGCGTCGTTCTGCTGGGAGGTCTTCGGGCGCATCGGCATGATGCGCAACGACAAGGTGATCAGCCTCGGCGGCGGCGCCGCCACCGACCTCGCGGGATTCGTGGCCGCCACCTGGATGCGCGGAATCGGCGTCATCCACGTCCCGACCACGCTGCTGGCCATGGTCGACGCGGCCGTCGGCGGCAAGACCGGTATCAACACCGATGCGGGTAAGAATCTCGTCGGCTCGTTCCACGAACCCGACGCCGTCCTCGTCGACCTGGCGACCCTGGAGACCGTGCCGCGCAACGAAGTCGTGTCCGGTATGGCCGAGGTCATCAAGGCGGGCTTCATCGCCGATCCGGTGATCCTCGATCTCGTCGAAGCCGACCCCGAAGCCGCACTGGACCCCGCGGGCGACGTACTGCCCGAACTCATCCGTCGTGCGATCCAGGTCAAGGCCGACGTCGTCTCGGCCGACCTCAAGGAGTCGTCGCTGCGCGAGATCCTGAACTACGGTCACACGTTGGCGCACGCGATCGAACGGCGCGAACAGTACAAGTGGCGCCACGGGGCGGCCGTCTCGGTCGGCATGGTGTTCGCCGCCGAGCTCGCACGCCTGGCCGGACGACTGGACGATGAGACCGCCGACCGGCACCGCGCGATCCTCGAACTCGTCGGACTCCCGACGTCGTACGACGCCGATGCGCTCAGCGCCCTGCTCACGACGATGGCCGGCGACAAGAAGAACCGCTCGGGCATGCTGCGCTTCGTCGTCTTGGACGGACTGGCCAAGCCCGGACGCCTGGAGGCGCCCGACCCGTCGCTCATCGCGGCCGCCTACTCGGCGATCTCCAAGGACGCGCCGACGGGCGGGGGAGCGATCCTGCTGTAG
- the carA gene encoding glutamine-hydrolyzing carbamoyl-phosphate synthase small subunit, which produces MSKAVLVLENGQVFTGLAYGATGRTLGEAVFCTAMTGYQETLTDPSYHRQIVVATAPQIGNTGWNTEDSESLLGKRSSVRWVPGEPGSGPYQTWSADFIDHDDPGKIWVAGYAVRNPARRVSNWRAGSTLEGELADQSVVSIAGIDTRALVRILRENGSMRAGIFSGDALASTEEMLDAVRAQPSMAGADLAAEVSTAEPYVVEAAGGQARLRVAALDMGVKANTPRMLAARGVEVHVLPSTATYDDIRAVNPDGFFLSNGPGDPATADAAVALTSEIVDSGLPTFGICFGNQILGRALGRGTYKLKFGHRGINIPVLDTATGRIAITSQNHGFALEGEAGEEFDSPLGRARVSHVCANDGVVEGVELLSGKAFSVQYHPEAASGPHDAANLFDKFVQTMEGNRS; this is translated from the coding sequence ATGAGCAAGGCAGTACTGGTGCTGGAGAACGGCCAGGTGTTCACCGGACTGGCGTACGGCGCCACCGGCCGCACACTCGGGGAAGCGGTGTTCTGCACCGCGATGACCGGGTACCAGGAGACGCTGACCGACCCGAGCTACCACCGCCAGATCGTGGTCGCCACGGCGCCGCAGATCGGGAACACCGGCTGGAACACCGAAGACAGCGAGAGCCTGCTCGGCAAGCGGTCGTCGGTGCGCTGGGTGCCGGGAGAGCCGGGGAGCGGGCCTTATCAGACCTGGTCGGCGGACTTCATCGATCACGATGATCCGGGCAAGATCTGGGTCGCGGGCTACGCGGTCCGCAATCCGGCGCGCCGCGTGTCCAACTGGCGCGCCGGCTCGACCCTCGAAGGCGAACTCGCCGATCAGAGCGTCGTCTCGATCGCGGGCATCGACACGCGAGCCCTGGTCCGGATCCTGCGCGAGAACGGTTCGATGCGCGCGGGAATTTTCTCCGGCGACGCACTGGCCTCCACCGAGGAGATGCTCGACGCGGTCCGCGCCCAGCCGTCGATGGCCGGAGCCGACCTCGCCGCCGAGGTCAGCACCGCCGAGCCGTACGTCGTCGAGGCAGCGGGCGGACAGGCCAGATTGCGGGTCGCCGCGCTGGACATGGGCGTCAAGGCCAACACTCCGCGCATGCTCGCCGCCCGAGGCGTCGAAGTGCATGTTCTGCCGTCGACGGCGACCTACGACGACATCCGCGCGGTGAACCCGGACGGATTCTTCCTCTCCAACGGTCCCGGCGACCCCGCCACGGCCGACGCCGCCGTCGCCCTCACGAGCGAGATCGTCGACTCGGGGCTGCCGACCTTCGGCATCTGCTTCGGCAACCAGATCTTGGGCCGCGCCCTCGGTCGCGGCACCTACAAGCTCAAGTTCGGTCACCGCGGCATCAACATCCCGGTCCTGGACACGGCGACGGGCCGTATCGCCATCACCTCGCAGAACCACGGCTTCGCCCTCGAGGGGGAGGCCGGCGAGGAGTTCGACAGCCCGCTCGGCCGCGCCCGCGTCTCCCACGTGTGTGCCAACGACGGCGTCGTCGAAGGCGTCGAACTGCTCTCGGGCAAGGCCTTCTCCGTTCAGTACCACCCCGAGGCCGCGTCCGGCCCGCACGACGCCGCCAACCTCTTCGACAAGTTCGTCCAGACCATGGAAGGGAACCGTTCCTGA